A region from the Halomonas piscis genome encodes:
- the lptG gene encoding LPS export ABC transporter permease LptG yields MLMDRLDRYIARNVLASILVVQVVLLGLDLIIAYIDDLDDVGGDYSSLDVLLYLGMRLPWRFYQYAPVAVLIGALIGLGSMASHNELTVMRAAGRSLARIVWGVMKPVLLVVVAVLLVAEFVSPRTEQFAEAWQFEQRRGEGALLTSRSAWQIEEDSIYRFGAIRADNVVLDLLRYRFDDRQLVEASYAESAHWENGEWRLSNVSTTRLYAEHTEASHRASERWETALTPKQLERLLRDVESQSPSELYAYAQFLESQGRSAEQPLLYFWQKMLLPLTMGSLVLIAASFVFGPLRSVAAGTRVFYGVITGLLFKYTQDLLAPASTLFGFSPVWAVLVPILACAAAGLFLLRRNG; encoded by the coding sequence ATGCTGATGGATCGTCTGGACCGCTATATCGCCCGCAATGTGCTGGCTTCCATACTGGTGGTGCAGGTCGTATTGCTGGGGCTTGATCTGATCATCGCCTATATCGATGACCTGGACGACGTGGGCGGCGACTACTCAAGCCTGGACGTGCTGCTGTATCTGGGCATGCGCCTTCCCTGGCGGTTTTACCAGTACGCCCCGGTAGCGGTGCTGATCGGCGCGCTGATCGGCCTTGGCAGCATGGCATCACACAACGAGCTGACCGTGATGCGCGCCGCCGGGCGGTCGCTTGCGCGTATTGTCTGGGGGGTGATGAAGCCGGTGCTGCTGGTGGTGGTGGCGGTGCTGCTGGTGGCGGAATTCGTCAGCCCGCGCACCGAGCAGTTTGCCGAGGCCTGGCAGTTCGAGCAGCGCCGGGGCGAGGGGGCGCTGCTCACCAGCCGCAGCGCCTGGCAGATCGAGGAGGACAGCATCTATCGCTTCGGAGCCATTCGTGCGGACAACGTGGTGCTCGACCTTTTGCGCTATCGCTTTGACGATCGCCAGCTGGTCGAGGCCTCCTACGCCGAGAGTGCCCACTGGGAAAACGGCGAGTGGCGCCTGAGCAACGTCTCGACCACGCGCCTGTACGCGGAGCATACCGAAGCCAGCCACCGTGCAAGCGAGCGCTGGGAAACCGCGCTGACGCCCAAGCAGCTTGAGCGGCTGCTGCGCGACGTCGAAAGCCAGTCGCCAAGCGAGCTTTATGCCTACGCGCAGTTTCTGGAGTCCCAGGGGCGCAGCGCCGAGCAGCCGCTTTTGTACTTCTGGCAGAAAATGCTGCTGCCCTTGACCATGGGCTCGCTTGTCCTGATTGCGGCCTCGTTCGTGTTCGGCCCGCTGCGCTCCGTGGCCGCCGGTACCCGAGTGTTTTACGGCGTGATTACCGGGCTGTTGTTCAAATACACTCAGGATTTGCTTGCTCCGGCGTCGACCCTCTTCGGCTTTTCGCCGGTCTGGGCGGTGCTGGTGCCTATCCTGGCCTGCGCGGCGGCAGGGCTTTTCCTTTTGCGCCGCAACGGCTGA
- a CDS encoding (2Fe-2S)-binding protein yields the protein MYVCMCKGVTDHRIRREVDDGARSWRDVREATGCGTQCGKCACTAKAITREAVSEARAEADMGLAYAI from the coding sequence ATGTACGTCTGTATGTGCAAGGGAGTCACGGATCACCGGATCCGCCGTGAGGTCGATGACGGCGCGCGCAGCTGGCGGGACGTCCGCGAAGCCACCGGCTGCGGCACCCAGTGCGGCAAGTGCGCCTGCACGGCCAAGGCCATTACCCGTGAGGCGGTCAGCGAAGCGCGTGCCGAAGCTGACATGGGGCTGGCCTATGCCATTTGA
- the lptF gene encoding LPS export ABC transporter permease LptF, which yields MILFRYLTREVLLTMSAVAGVLLLVVMGGRFIRYFGKAAEGDFPVTVLGNLMLYHLPGFMELVLPLAFFLGILLAYGQLYMNSEITVMVACGVSPAKLLQITLLPSLLVALLVGACSIWLTPWGSMLNEEVIQEQRSRLDASILAPGRFQNFGQGRTAYISGFSRDGQQMENVFVHQLGGRGEEVPNYVTRAEQGHQERRDKTGSRFLVLESGDRFGVTPGEHQAEHLAFERYTIRLGVSDDRRELDAAEFQSTASLWQSGEPEAMAQWQWRMGVPLMVFVLGLIAQPLSRVNPRQGRFAKLLPAVFLYVAYLSLLLAAVDAVGNATLPVAIGVWPVHGGFLALGLGLLWRSQRKGMR from the coding sequence TTGATTCTATTTCGCTATCTGACCCGTGAAGTGCTGCTTACCATGTCGGCGGTGGCCGGCGTGTTGCTGCTGGTGGTCATGGGCGGGCGCTTTATCCGCTATTTCGGCAAGGCGGCAGAGGGCGATTTCCCGGTGACGGTGCTGGGCAATCTGATGCTTTATCATCTGCCGGGATTCATGGAGCTGGTGCTGCCGCTGGCGTTTTTTCTGGGCATCCTGCTGGCCTACGGCCAGCTTTACATGAACAGCGAAATCACCGTCATGGTGGCCTGCGGGGTGAGCCCGGCGAAGCTGTTGCAAATTACTCTGCTGCCCTCGCTGCTGGTGGCCCTGCTGGTGGGCGCGTGCAGTATCTGGCTGACGCCCTGGGGCAGCATGCTCAACGAGGAGGTGATTCAGGAGCAGCGCAGCCGGCTGGATGCCTCGATACTGGCGCCGGGCCGCTTTCAGAACTTCGGCCAGGGGCGCACGGCCTACATCAGCGGCTTTTCCCGGGACGGCCAGCAGATGGAGAACGTGTTCGTCCATCAGCTCGGCGGCCGCGGAGAAGAGGTGCCCAACTACGTGACCCGGGCCGAGCAGGGGCATCAGGAGAGGCGCGACAAGACCGGCAGCCGTTTTCTGGTGCTGGAAAGCGGCGACCGCTTCGGCGTGACGCCGGGGGAGCACCAGGCCGAACACCTGGCCTTTGAGCGCTACACCATCCGGCTGGGGGTGAGCGACGATCGCCGGGAGCTGGATGCCGCGGAGTTTCAGAGCACCGCGTCGCTATGGCAAAGCGGCGAGCCCGAGGCCATGGCGCAGTGGCAGTGGCGCATGGGCGTACCGCTGATGGTGTTCGTGCTGGGGCTTATTGCCCAGCCGCTGTCCCGGGTCAACCCGCGCCAGGGACGCTTTGCCAAGCTGCTGCCGGCGGTGTTTCTGTACGTCGCCTATCTGAGCCTGTTGCTGGCCGCCGTGGACGCCGTGGGTAACGCCACCCTGCCCGTCGCGATTGGCGTCTGGCCGGTTCACGGCGGCTTTCTGGCGCTGGGGCTGGGGCTACTGTGGCGTTCGCAACGCAAGGGGATGCGCTGA
- a CDS encoding DNA polymerase III subunit chi, producing the protein MARIDFYILPDTTLEARLAFACRLADTIWRRGYRLHLHCEDRALAEQADAALWDFRPDAYLPHALEDSEMAASVPVTLGTGELPAPQGETALLNLHPDIPEGFERYARIAEIINQHQAVLMAKRACWQRYRALGHEVVPHRLG; encoded by the coding sequence ATGGCGCGCATCGACTTCTATATTTTGCCGGATACCACCCTCGAGGCGCGCCTGGCCTTTGCCTGCCGGCTGGCCGACACCATCTGGCGCCGGGGCTACCGGCTGCACCTGCACTGCGAAGACCGCGCCCTTGCCGAGCAGGCCGACGCCGCGCTCTGGGACTTTCGCCCGGACGCCTACCTGCCCCACGCGCTGGAAGACAGCGAGATGGCCGCAAGCGTGCCGGTGACGCTGGGCACAGGGGAGCTGCCCGCCCCCCAGGGCGAGACGGCGCTTTTGAACCTGCATCCGGACATTCCCGAGGGCTTCGAGCGCTACGCCCGGATAGCCGAAATCATCAACCAGCATCAGGCCGTGCTCATGGCCAAGCGCGCCTGCTGGCAGCGCTACCGCGCGCTGGGTCACGAGGTGGTGCCGCACCGGCTGGGCTAG
- the sodC gene encoding superoxide dismutase [Cu-Zn] SodC encodes MRYIAPLTGIAASLLLAASAHAADTLDVDVHSVSADGVGDSLGTVTLEQTDHGLLLTPSLEGLEAGIHGFHVHQNASCEPKEDDNGETVAALAAGGHYDPESTETHQGPYGDGHLGDLPALAVDDNGEASLPTLAPRLSLDDMNGRSLMIHEGGDNYSDEPHLGGGGARVACGVIEQ; translated from the coding sequence ATGCGCTACATTGCACCGCTTACCGGTATTGCCGCATCGCTGCTGCTCGCTGCCTCGGCTCACGCCGCCGACACGCTCGACGTTGACGTCCACAGCGTCAGCGCCGACGGCGTCGGCGACTCCCTGGGCACCGTCACCCTGGAGCAGACCGATCACGGCCTGCTGCTGACGCCCTCTCTTGAAGGCCTGGAAGCCGGCATCCACGGCTTTCACGTTCACCAGAACGCCAGCTGCGAACCCAAGGAAGACGACAACGGCGAAACCGTTGCCGCGCTGGCGGCGGGTGGCCACTACGACCCTGAGTCCACCGAGACCCACCAGGGGCCCTACGGCGACGGCCATCTCGGTGACCTGCCGGCCCTTGCCGTCGATGACAACGGCGAGGCCAGCCTGCCCACCCTGGCACCGCGGCTGAGCCTTGACGACATGAACGGCCGCAGCCTGATGATCCACGAAGGCGGCGATAACTACTCCGACGAGCCCCATCTGGGCGGCGGCGGCGCCCGCGTCGCCTGCGGCGTGATCGAACAGTAA
- a CDS encoding leucyl aminopeptidase, which produces MQFSVQTANPAKAETACVVVPVFKDGELLPAAARLDDASERLIGQLAERGDFDAALGNVLMVPFAPGLCTERLMLVGLGERKDCREAAFLKALDAASEALIKLPADDAVIAFADVPLDDRDSAWKARKVLEAVIGAGYRFDRFKTSPAEAPVLERVALCARDSDEAALIEQGAAIGRAVGEGVNHTRTLANLPGNVCTPRYLAEAAEALAAESDGALTADILDEEALEALGAGSLLSVGRGSVEPTRLIVMHYRGADNPDEAPHVLVGKGITFDSGGISLKPGAGMDEMKFDMGGAASVFGTAKAVLGIRPKLNLVFIVAAAENMPGSKATKPGDIVTTLKGLTVEVLNTDAEGRLALCDALTYAERFKPASVVDIATLTGAAIIGLGHHASGLLANDDDIALDVLDAGETAWDRAWHLPLWDEYQEQLESNFADLANIGGKPAGTITAGCFLSRFADRFPWAHLDIAGTAWHSGKQKGATGRPVGLLTQYLLDRQNEADVEDVER; this is translated from the coding sequence ATGCAATTTTCCGTTCAGACCGCCAACCCCGCCAAGGCCGAAACCGCCTGCGTCGTCGTCCCCGTATTCAAGGACGGCGAGCTTCTGCCCGCCGCCGCCCGGCTGGACGACGCCAGCGAGCGGCTGATTGGCCAGCTGGCGGAGCGCGGCGACTTCGACGCCGCCCTGGGCAACGTGCTGATGGTGCCCTTTGCCCCCGGCCTTTGCACCGAACGGCTGATGCTGGTGGGGCTTGGCGAGCGGAAAGACTGCCGCGAGGCGGCCTTCCTCAAGGCGCTGGACGCCGCCAGCGAAGCGCTGATCAAGCTGCCCGCGGACGACGCCGTGATCGCCTTCGCCGACGTGCCGCTGGACGACCGCGACAGCGCCTGGAAAGCGCGCAAGGTGCTCGAGGCCGTTATAGGCGCCGGCTACCGCTTCGACCGCTTCAAGACATCGCCGGCCGAGGCGCCCGTGCTTGAGCGGGTGGCGCTCTGCGCTCGGGACAGCGACGAGGCCGCGCTCATCGAACAGGGCGCCGCCATCGGCCGCGCCGTTGGCGAAGGCGTCAACCATACCCGCACGCTTGCCAACCTGCCGGGCAACGTCTGCACGCCGCGCTATCTGGCCGAGGCGGCCGAGGCGCTGGCGGCCGAGTCCGACGGCGCGCTTACCGCCGACATCCTCGACGAAGAGGCCCTTGAGGCCCTCGGCGCCGGCTCGCTGCTGTCGGTGGGGCGCGGCAGCGTCGAACCCACGCGGCTGATCGTGATGCACTATCGGGGTGCCGACAACCCTGACGAGGCGCCCCACGTGCTGGTGGGCAAGGGCATTACCTTCGACTCCGGCGGCATTTCGCTGAAACCCGGCGCCGGCATGGACGAGATGAAATTCGACATGGGCGGGGCGGCGAGCGTGTTCGGCACGGCCAAGGCTGTGCTCGGCATCCGCCCCAAACTCAACCTGGTGTTCATCGTCGCCGCGGCGGAAAACATGCCGGGAAGCAAGGCCACCAAGCCCGGCGATATCGTCACCACCCTCAAGGGGCTCACTGTCGAGGTGCTCAACACCGACGCCGAAGGCCGCCTGGCGCTGTGCGACGCGCTGACCTACGCCGAGCGCTTCAAGCCGGCAAGCGTGGTGGATATCGCCACTCTTACCGGCGCGGCCATCATCGGCCTTGGCCACCACGCCAGCGGGCTGCTGGCCAACGATGACGATATCGCCCTGGACGTGCTCGACGCCGGGGAGACCGCCTGGGACCGCGCCTGGCACCTGCCGCTGTGGGACGAGTACCAGGAGCAGCTGGAGTCCAACTTCGCCGATCTGGCCAACATCGGCGGCAAGCCCGCCGGTACCATTACCGCCGGCTGCTTTCTCTCGCGCTTTGCCGACCGCTTTCCCTGGGCGCACCTGGATATCGCCGGCACCGCCTGGCACTCCGGCAAGCAGAAAGGCGCTACCGGCCGCCCGGTCGGGCTTTTGACCCAGTACCTGCTGGATCGGCAAAACGAGGCTGACGTGGAAGACGTCGAGCGCTAA
- the bfr gene encoding bacterioferritin, with product MKGDPKVIEHLNIALGNELVAINQYFLHAKMYKDWGLKALAKWEYDESIEEMQHADKLIERILFLEGIPNLQDLGKLYIGENVKEMLESDLKIEHDGRRDYIEAITYAESVKDYVSRDLLRDLLAEEEDHIDHIETELHLIEQVGIQNYLQRQMQMAGDEE from the coding sequence ATGAAAGGCGATCCGAAAGTTATCGAACATCTGAACATTGCGCTGGGCAATGAGCTCGTCGCGATCAACCAGTACTTCCTGCACGCCAAGATGTACAAGGACTGGGGGCTCAAGGCGCTGGCCAAGTGGGAGTACGACGAGTCCATCGAGGAGATGCAGCACGCCGACAAGCTGATCGAGCGCATTCTCTTCCTCGAAGGCATTCCCAACCTCCAGGATCTGGGCAAGCTTTACATCGGCGAGAACGTCAAGGAAATGCTCGAAAGCGACCTCAAGATCGAGCACGATGGCCGCCGCGACTATATCGAAGCGATTACCTACGCGGAAAGCGTCAAGGACTACGTTAGCCGCGATCTTCTGCGCGACCTGCTGGCCGAAGAAGAAGACCACATCGACCATATCGAAACCGAGCTGCACCTGATCGAGCAGGTAGGTATTCAGAACTACCTGCAGCGCCAGATGCAGATGGCCGGCGACGAAGAGTAA
- a CDS encoding pseudouridine synthase, which yields MPSLTLLYQDAHLVAVHKPAGLLVHRTALARGEREFLLQRLRDRLNQRVYPVHRLDRPTSGVMVFALTPDIAARLCEAFAEQQLDKRYLAVVRGIAPESERLDYPLRDENGSRPKAEMPAMPAVTDITRLDSVELPVQVNRYPQARYSLVEARPLSGRHHQIRRHLSRRGYPIIGDTRHGKSVHNRFFARHLEAPRLLLAATGLAFEHPVFKQRLTLECALDAPMAALFEHFGWAGHLPVDRQRLTPLPARNP from the coding sequence ATGCCCTCGTTGACGCTGCTGTATCAGGACGCGCATTTGGTCGCCGTGCACAAGCCGGCGGGGCTTTTGGTCCACCGCACGGCGCTGGCCCGTGGCGAGCGTGAGTTTCTGCTCCAGCGCCTGCGCGACCGGCTCAATCAGCGCGTCTACCCGGTTCACCGGCTGGATCGGCCGACCTCCGGGGTGATGGTGTTTGCGCTGACGCCGGACATCGCCGCGCGGCTGTGCGAGGCCTTTGCCGAGCAGCAGCTCGACAAGCGTTACCTGGCGGTGGTGCGGGGCATAGCCCCCGAGAGCGAACGGCTGGATTACCCCCTGCGCGACGAAAACGGCAGCCGACCCAAGGCGGAAATGCCGGCCATGCCGGCGGTGACCGATATCACCCGGCTGGACAGCGTCGAGCTGCCGGTGCAGGTGAATCGCTACCCCCAGGCGCGCTATTCGCTGGTGGAGGCGCGGCCGCTGAGCGGGCGACACCACCAGATTCGCCGGCACCTGTCCCGGCGCGGCTACCCGATCATCGGCGATACCAGGCACGGGAAAAGCGTGCACAACCGCTTTTTTGCCCGTCACCTGGAGGCGCCCCGGCTGCTGCTGGCGGCGACCGGGCTGGCGTTCGAGCACCCGGTATTCAAGCAGCGGCTGACGCTTGAGTGCGCTCTGGACGCGCCCATGGCCGCGCTGTTCGAGCATTTTGGCTGGGCCGGCCACCTGCCGGTGGACCGCCAGCGCCTGACGCCGCTGCCGGCTCGCAACCCTTGA
- a CDS encoding MFS transporter has protein sequence MLRLARFPLVTIVIAQFFGTSLWFSVNGVGEALKRAAGFTDGDLGLLTIAVQAGFISGTIAIAVTGLADRVRASHLFAGAALTGALVNGAFILTAHQLALGALLRFLTGLCLAGIYPLGMKLVVSWTPRQAGAALGWLVGMLTLGTASPHLLRGLTLALPWQWPLLLASLLAVAAATLILMLGVGPHLPEKASAGTPWAGARAFRQRPFRAAALGYFGHSWELYAFWALVPLLVTRELERLDASLAGVAWLSFAVMALGTPGCILAGRASRHYGSAAVARAALATSGTLCLVYPLLGSAPPSVLIALLGVWGVSVIADSAQFSALASQSAPPDRLGAALAGMNAIGFALTIPAIALVTTQWAEHGPAVLWWLLPGPVLGLLAMGSRHRQSGSDRDKA, from the coding sequence ATGCTGCGGCTTGCACGCTTTCCGCTGGTGACCATCGTGATCGCCCAGTTTTTCGGCACCTCGCTGTGGTTCAGCGTCAACGGCGTCGGCGAAGCGCTGAAGCGGGCGGCGGGTTTCACCGACGGCGATCTGGGACTTTTGACCATTGCGGTGCAGGCGGGGTTCATCAGCGGCACCATCGCCATTGCTGTCACCGGCCTTGCCGACCGGGTGCGCGCCAGTCACCTCTTTGCCGGCGCCGCGCTCACCGGCGCGCTGGTCAACGGCGCCTTTATTCTCACCGCCCATCAGCTGGCGCTCGGCGCGCTGCTGCGTTTTCTCACCGGGCTGTGCCTGGCCGGGATCTACCCGCTGGGCATGAAGCTGGTGGTCAGCTGGACGCCCCGACAGGCCGGCGCCGCCCTCGGCTGGCTGGTGGGCATGCTCACCCTGGGCACCGCCTCACCGCACCTGCTGCGCGGGCTCACCCTTGCCCTTCCCTGGCAGTGGCCGCTGCTGCTGGCCTCGCTGCTGGCGGTAGCCGCGGCAACGCTCATACTGATGCTGGGCGTGGGGCCGCACCTGCCGGAAAAAGCGTCCGCGGGGACGCCCTGGGCCGGCGCCCGCGCCTTCAGGCAGCGGCCGTTCCGCGCCGCGGCGCTTGGCTACTTCGGCCATTCCTGGGAGCTTTACGCTTTCTGGGCGCTGGTGCCGCTGCTCGTCACCCGGGAGCTCGAGCGCCTTGACGCTTCGCTGGCGGGCGTGGCCTGGCTGAGCTTCGCCGTCATGGCCCTGGGTACCCCGGGTTGTATCCTGGCCGGCCGGGCCAGCCGCCACTACGGAAGCGCGGCGGTCGCCCGCGCGGCGCTGGCTACCTCCGGCACGCTGTGCCTGGTCTATCCGCTGCTGGGCAGCGCCCCGCCGTCGGTGCTGATCGCGCTGCTCGGCGTCTGGGGGGTCAGCGTGATTGCCGACTCGGCGCAGTTCTCCGCGCTGGCCTCCCAAAGCGCCCCGCCGGACCGGCTGGGGGCAGCCCTGGCCGGGATGAACGCCATCGGCTTTGCTCTGACCATTCCCGCCATCGCGCTGGTGACCACACAGTGGGCCGAGCACGGCCCGGCCGTGCTCTGGTGGCTGCTGCCCGGCCCGGTGCTCGGCCTTCTGGCCATGGGCAGCCGCCACCGTCAGTCGGGAAGCGACCGGGACAAAGCCTGA
- a CDS encoding RDD family protein: protein MTQRRFTQLDSVTPAALPRRLAAMLYDGFLVLAIWLVVTVMHMAFLRFVLGRSAESIGTGNLAVATLRLLLVCSAAAFFTYCWRRGGMTLGMQTWRLRVQNAQGGPISLSQSLIRCMAAWVSLAAAGLGYWWVLVDPQKRSWPDIASGTQTVVLPKAAGKKAARHKAAQNKAAQK from the coding sequence ATGACTCAACGACGTTTTACCCAGCTGGACAGCGTCACCCCGGCGGCGCTGCCCCGGCGGCTGGCGGCGATGCTTTACGACGGCTTTCTGGTGCTGGCCATCTGGCTGGTGGTCACGGTGATGCATATGGCCTTTCTGCGCTTTGTGCTCGGCCGCAGTGCCGAAAGCATCGGTACCGGGAATCTGGCCGTGGCGACGCTGCGGCTGCTGTTGGTGTGCTCGGCGGCGGCGTTTTTTACCTACTGCTGGCGCCGAGGGGGCATGACCCTGGGGATGCAGACCTGGCGGCTACGGGTGCAAAACGCCCAGGGAGGGCCGATTAGCCTGTCCCAGAGCCTGATCCGCTGTATGGCCGCCTGGGTGTCGCTTGCCGCCGCGGGCCTGGGCTACTGGTGGGTGCTGGTTGATCCGCAGAAGAGAAGCTGGCCGGATATCGCCTCGGGGACGCAAACGGTGGTGCTGCCCAAGGCGGCAGGCAAGAAGGCAGCTCGCCACAAGGCAGCACAAAACAAGGCAGCACAAAAATAG
- a CDS encoding branched-chain amino acid aminotransferase, giving the protein MVPSNQPVPDNVRDSILQAPGFGVHFSDHMAHIRWTLEAGWHAHGVSPYGPLTLDPAAAVLHYAQEIFEGIKAYRHADGSVWTFRPEKNAERFRKSARRLALPELSDADFIGALKALLAQDHAWVPTPADESDECSLYLRPFMIATEAFLGVRPSHEVDFYVIASPAAAYFKGGVEPVSIWLSRHYKRAAPGGTGFAKCGGNYAASLAAQKEADAQGCSQVAFLDAAENRWIEELGGMNLFFVFKDGRLVTPRLTDTILEGVTRDSVLTLARDEGLTPEERPVSLDEWREGAESGEIIEVFACGTAAVITPVSELVTEHERIRLTAGGDNAVAKRLRTQLLNLQYGRCEDTRGWLTRLV; this is encoded by the coding sequence CTGGTACCGTCCAACCAGCCTGTGCCCGACAACGTCCGCGACAGCATTCTTCAGGCCCCGGGGTTCGGCGTCCACTTCAGCGATCACATGGCGCACATCCGCTGGACGCTGGAAGCCGGCTGGCACGCCCACGGCGTCTCTCCCTACGGCCCGCTGACCCTGGACCCGGCCGCCGCGGTGCTGCACTACGCTCAGGAAATCTTCGAGGGCATCAAGGCCTACCGCCACGCCGACGGCTCGGTGTGGACCTTTCGCCCGGAGAAAAACGCCGAGCGTTTTCGCAAAAGCGCCCGCCGACTGGCCCTGCCGGAGCTCTCCGATGCCGATTTCATCGGTGCGCTCAAGGCGCTTTTGGCCCAGGACCACGCCTGGGTGCCTACCCCGGCCGACGAGTCCGACGAGTGCAGCCTTTACCTGCGCCCCTTCATGATCGCCACCGAGGCGTTTCTCGGCGTGCGCCCCTCCCACGAAGTGGATTTCTACGTGATCGCCTCGCCGGCGGCGGCCTACTTCAAGGGCGGCGTGGAGCCGGTATCGATCTGGCTTTCCCGCCACTACAAGCGCGCCGCCCCCGGCGGCACCGGCTTTGCCAAGTGCGGCGGCAACTATGCGGCGTCGCTCGCCGCCCAGAAAGAAGCCGATGCCCAGGGCTGTAGCCAGGTGGCGTTTCTCGACGCCGCGGAGAATCGCTGGATCGAGGAGCTCGGCGGCATGAACCTGTTTTTCGTCTTCAAGGACGGCCGCCTGGTCACCCCGCGCCTGACCGATACCATCCTCGAAGGCGTTACCCGGGACTCGGTGCTGACCCTGGCGCGAGACGAGGGCCTGACGCCGGAAGAACGGCCGGTGAGCCTTGACGAATGGCGCGAGGGCGCCGAATCCGGCGAGATCATCGAAGTCTTTGCCTGCGGCACGGCGGCGGTCATCACCCCGGTCAGCGAACTGGTCACCGAGCACGAGCGCATTCGCCTGACCGCCGGCGGCGACAACGCCGTGGCCAAGCGTCTGCGCACCCAGCTTTTGAACCTGCAGTACGGCCGCTGCGAAGACACCCGCGGCTGGCTGACCCGGCTGGTATAG
- a CDS encoding alpha/beta hydrolase, with product MFWLYLTLAALALLAAAVLATRLTFRLEDLSALDRQAHAVRQQAPSPELQRAHELVEQAHAVAKSRSGKAGLAALREHMDALSDDLVLHSARQLQKAPRGEWMIAPGTDTRRRVLYLHGGGWTAGSPRSHRAITDRLSRATRAAVFAVDYRLMPEHRFMDGVKDCREAYCWLLDNGPEGAAAADFMLVAGDSAGGSHTLALLAWLRDSGLRQADGAVAFSPSTDLTLTAPSNRGNIAADRLLGPMFGRLARLPRPLVWWGVLALFRVSPTDPQASPLRGRLAGLPPTLIQASADEMLVDNARRYAARAAAEGSPVTLQLWPGMVHVWQIFAPLLPEADEAFAEVAAFVAQLEAEQT from the coding sequence ATGTTCTGGCTGTATCTTACCCTGGCCGCGCTGGCGCTTCTGGCGGCGGCCGTGCTTGCCACGCGGCTAACGTTTCGTCTGGAGGACTTGTCGGCGCTGGACCGGCAGGCGCATGCCGTGCGCCAGCAGGCGCCAAGCCCCGAGCTTCAGCGAGCGCACGAGCTTGTCGAACAGGCGCACGCCGTCGCCAAGAGCCGCTCCGGCAAGGCCGGGCTGGCGGCGCTGCGCGAGCACATGGATGCGCTGAGCGATGATTTGGTGCTGCACTCGGCGCGGCAGCTGCAGAAGGCGCCCCGGGGCGAATGGATGATTGCCCCGGGCACGGATACCCGGCGGCGAGTGCTGTATCTTCACGGCGGCGGCTGGACCGCCGGCAGCCCGCGCAGCCACCGGGCGATCACCGACCGTCTCTCCCGAGCAACCCGGGCCGCCGTCTTCGCCGTGGACTATCGGCTGATGCCGGAACACCGCTTCATGGACGGCGTAAAAGACTGCCGAGAGGCCTATTGCTGGCTGCTCGACAACGGCCCGGAGGGCGCCGCCGCGGCCGATTTCATGCTGGTGGCCGGGGACTCCGCCGGCGGCAGCCATACGCTTGCGCTGCTGGCCTGGCTGCGCGATAGCGGTCTGCGCCAGGCCGACGGCGCCGTGGCGTTTTCCCCCTCCACGGACCTGACGCTGACCGCGCCCAGCAACCGCGGCAATATTGCCGCCGACCGGCTGCTGGGCCCGATGTTCGGCCGCCTGGCCAGGCTGCCTCGGCCGCTGGTGTGGTGGGGCGTGCTGGCGCTGTTTCGGGTGTCGCCGACCGATCCCCAGGCCTCGCCGCTGCGCGGCAGGCTGGCCGGCCTGCCGCCGACGCTGATTCAGGCAAGCGCGGATGAAATGCTGGTGGACAACGCCCGGCGCTACGCCGCCAGAGCCGCCGCTGAGGGCTCGCCGGTCACGCTGCAGCTCTGGCCCGGCATGGTGCACGTCTGGCAGATTTTTGCTCCGCTGCTGCCCGAGGCCGACGAGGCTTTTGCCGAGGTGGCCGCCTTCGTCGCGCAGCTGGAGGCGGAGCAGACGTAG